One genomic window of Glycine max cultivar Williams 82 chromosome 16, Glycine_max_v4.0, whole genome shotgun sequence includes the following:
- the LOC102667683 gene encoding lysine-rich arabinogalactan protein 19-like, which translates to MASRKRARTDNIPSSSIPAPQSTSIEPNNRPIVPLEYFLEKVALPKAQLPFVRTNEATPSKPTPGQVEPIPAKPRTPVVNPPLSPELEVVPPSPPLIIIYDASSNEAVAPLDSPAKEASDPPASPVGGIADLSDSSSGEVVALTDSLV; encoded by the exons ATGGCATCAAGAAAGAGAGCTAGAACCGACAACATCCCTTCATCATCCATCCCAGCTCCTCAGTCAACATCCATAGAACCAAAT AATAGGCCAATTGTACCTCTGGAGTATTTTCTTGAGAAAGTAGCCTTGCCTAAAGCTCAACTTCCATTTGTGAGAACCAATGAGGCTACTCCTTCGAAGCCCACGCCGGGACAGGTTGAACCAATACCAGCCAAGCCACGAACTCCAGTGGTGAATCCACCTCTTTCTCCTGAGCTTGAAGTAGTTCCCCCATCTCCACCTCTGATTATCATCTATGATGCATCATCAAATGAAGCTGTTGCCCCTCTTGATTCACCAGCTAAAGAAGCATCTGACCCCCCTGCTTCCCCAGTTGGAGGAATTGCTGATCTTTCTGATTCGTCAtctggagaagttgttgctctcACTGATTCCCTAGTTTAG